One window of the Sphaerochaeta associata genome contains the following:
- the ispE gene encoding 4-(cytidine 5'-diphospho)-2-C-methyl-D-erythritol kinase, with amino-acid sequence MDTVCSRPAHAKINLHLAVGLPYPDGYHPIQSLFALVGLSDTITLRWKESETFDVQVQGLEAYCSPKDNTLTKAARLWHEAGGSTLHLEIKCDKQIPVKAGLGGGSSDAASLLAMLQAIDSKHALPAQVLHSVALQVGSDVPFFLYGYSAALVTGKGENVAPLDSRPMPALLVMPTFFDVSTSSAYRMLDEMRLNQENVYMPGIQELLQIYEKPSHKWRGLLYNDFQSCSSNGAFYTALETVAKEYEGFFGMSGSGACWFFVSEDASQVHDVHADVVAAFGPRVRCWITHLMS; translated from the coding sequence ATGGATACCGTGTGTTCGCGCCCTGCCCATGCCAAAATAAATCTGCATCTGGCCGTCGGACTTCCTTATCCGGATGGGTATCATCCCATCCAGTCCTTGTTCGCTTTGGTGGGCTTGAGCGATACCATCACGCTTCGATGGAAGGAGAGCGAGACTTTTGATGTGCAGGTGCAGGGGTTGGAAGCGTACTGCAGTCCTAAAGATAATACCTTGACGAAAGCAGCCCGCCTTTGGCATGAAGCTGGAGGCAGTACCCTGCATTTGGAAATCAAGTGTGACAAACAGATTCCTGTGAAAGCAGGACTTGGAGGAGGTTCGAGCGATGCAGCCAGCTTGTTGGCTATGTTGCAGGCGATCGACTCCAAGCATGCCCTGCCAGCACAAGTGTTGCATTCGGTTGCTTTGCAGGTCGGCAGCGATGTCCCCTTCTTCCTTTACGGCTATAGTGCCGCTCTTGTAACAGGGAAGGGGGAAAACGTTGCTCCTTTGGACAGCCGGCCGATGCCTGCTTTGTTGGTTATGCCGACTTTTTTTGACGTATCGACGTCATCAGCCTATCGGATGCTTGATGAAATGAGATTGAATCAGGAAAATGTGTACATGCCGGGTATACAGGAATTGTTGCAAATATATGAAAAACCTTCCCATAAGTGGAGGGGTTTATTGTATAATGATTTTCAGTCGTGCTCGAGCAATGGTGCATTTTATACGGCTCTGGAAACAGTAGCCAAAGAATATGAAGGGTTTTTCGGCATGAGCGGTAGTGGAGCCTGTTGGTTTTTCGTCAGTGAGGATGCTTCCCAAGTCCATGATGTGCATGCAGACGTTGTCGCCGCTTTCGGCCCTCGTGTCAGGTGTTGGATTACACATTTGATGAGTTAA
- the spoVG gene encoding septation regulator SpoVG, whose protein sequence is MDIAEVRVRKVNQTGKLKAYVTVTFDSQFVVHNIKVIEGRDGDFIAMPSRQLANGEFKDVAHPISSDFRDHLQKIIMEAYASDTGEAAGEEELQ, encoded by the coding sequence GTGGATATTGCAGAAGTACGTGTACGGAAAGTCAATCAGACAGGAAAACTTAAGGCTTATGTGACCGTTACGTTCGATAGCCAATTTGTAGTGCACAATATCAAGGTCATCGAGGGCCGTGATGGTGATTTCATAGCAATGCCGAGCAGGCAGTTGGCCAATGGTGAATTCAAGGATGTCGCGCATCCGATAAGCAGTGATTTCCGCGACCACCTCCAAAAAATCATCATGGAGGCGTATGCCTCCGACACCGGAGAAGCTGCAGGCGAGGAAGAGCTGCAATAA
- the pth gene encoding aminoacyl-tRNA hydrolase, whose product MKLILGLGNPGTKYEHSRHNVGFDVVSTCAAFFQVTLKKRCFRLYRQAKVGEEVLLVQPLTYMNASAKVLKHFPGIEASDIIVICDQLDLPPGMIRIRKGGSSAGHNGLKSLIEHLGSGEFIRIYVGIGRPKEGVSVVDHVLGNMDDERILDGIRLASQALVELVEGKMLQEVMVAYNRRRGAE is encoded by the coding sequence ATGAAGTTGATTCTTGGACTGGGAAACCCCGGGACCAAGTATGAGCACTCCCGACACAATGTCGGCTTTGATGTAGTGAGTACATGTGCAGCGTTTTTTCAGGTTACTCTGAAAAAACGCTGTTTTCGTCTCTATCGTCAAGCCAAGGTGGGTGAAGAAGTGCTGTTGGTCCAGCCCCTGACGTATATGAATGCAAGCGCAAAGGTTCTCAAACACTTTCCCGGCATTGAGGCATCGGATATCATTGTAATCTGTGACCAGTTGGATCTACCCCCTGGAATGATTCGCATACGTAAAGGAGGCTCTTCTGCCGGTCACAATGGGCTCAAGAGCTTGATCGAACACCTGGGAAGCGGAGAATTCATCCGCATCTATGTAGGTATCGGCCGTCCGAAAGAAGGTGTGTCGGTGGTTGATCATGTACTGGGCAATATGGATGATGAGAGGATTCTGGATGGGATTCGCCTGGCTTCGCAAGCCTTGGTCGAATTGGTGGAAGGGAAGATGCTGCAGGAGGTGATGGTTGCCTACAATCGACGCAGAGGTGCTGAATAA
- a CDS encoding uracil-DNA glycosylase family protein, protein MLTLQEKVIERTKVFAQQVETLRFSCDCYIYNPLSYAWPMHELYIRNYLSRPVRILLLGMNPGPFGMTQTGVPFGEIEAVKHFLKLEAEIAKPLVEHPARPVLGLASPRSEVSGRRLWGLLAEHYGTAEAFSSEMAVTNYCPLVFMDRKPSAKNITPDMLARGERLALETICDRYLLDVIELLEPTHLIGVGKYAMQKFVNVAGSRADTVISSILHPSPASPQANQGWKEKVAEQLCSIGAWT, encoded by the coding sequence ATGCTTACGCTGCAAGAAAAGGTCATTGAACGCACGAAAGTCTTTGCACAGCAGGTGGAAACACTTCGTTTCAGTTGTGATTGCTATATTTATAATCCCTTGTCCTATGCCTGGCCGATGCATGAACTGTATATTCGCAACTACCTCAGCCGTCCGGTCAGGATTCTCCTTTTGGGGATGAACCCAGGACCTTTCGGGATGACCCAGACCGGGGTTCCTTTTGGGGAGATAGAAGCAGTAAAACATTTTCTCAAGCTCGAAGCCGAAATTGCAAAACCCTTGGTTGAACATCCTGCCCGACCGGTGCTGGGGTTGGCATCGCCACGAAGCGAAGTCAGCGGAAGACGGCTTTGGGGATTGCTTGCCGAGCATTACGGCACCGCCGAAGCTTTCTCGTCGGAGATGGCGGTCACCAATTATTGTCCGCTGGTCTTTATGGACAGGAAACCTTCTGCAAAAAACATCACCCCAGATATGTTGGCGCGGGGTGAACGGCTCGCCCTTGAGACAATTTGCGACCGTTATCTGCTTGATGTGATCGAACTGCTTGAGCCGACCCATCTGATCGGAGTAGGCAAATATGCGATGCAAAAATTCGTCAATGTTGCCGGGTCGAGAGCCGATACCGTCATCTCCTCTATATTGCATCCAAGTCCGGCCAGTCCCCAGGCTAATCAAGGGTGGAAGGAGAAGGTTGCAGAGCAGCTTTGCTCAATAGGTGCCTGGACTTGA
- the tilS gene encoding tRNA lysidine(34) synthetase TilS, translating to MPTIDAEVLNKVVAFLAEYHIDDQARIGVAFSGGSDSLALLLALRQLYTPDHLHVMYVQHHLRPAEELKAEMALNGENCLKLGIGLRILDLGEGSVAMAAARRRGGLEEAARHLRYEALYDECARAGCTHLATAHNADDQLETTLMRLFQGASITALEGVRQVRTVEGRKLTLIRPVLACSHAELADYVGQHAMIWSEDSTNNEDAYLRNTIRHTITPPILSVFGGAYDAIALMSRRFGEVGRLLDSLTEHALKAVSFMPDCAEFSRSWFILLAPAIRELVLFRIIAHFETGERIKGSFIQRLRKALEESGDGGNWVLQSGSYHCKLDEDLCTCHKVDQGCWHFCRQLANPGATQIMDLGNDVFFRSIPYELGSFDPDLLALDATQLDTPVLRSVQLSDEICLEGGTVKVTKLLSSYKIPKHLYPLVVVLADRSGLVAVFARFLGGRDRLAKRFKAPLARRLTNIYSSNKRNNCSEIEKRQPR from the coding sequence TTGCCTACAATCGACGCAGAGGTGCTGAATAAGGTTGTTGCATTTCTCGCTGAGTACCACATCGATGATCAAGCACGGATCGGAGTCGCATTCTCCGGGGGCAGTGATTCTCTTGCACTGCTTCTTGCCTTGAGGCAGTTGTACACCCCAGATCACTTGCACGTGATGTATGTGCAGCATCATCTGCGCCCGGCCGAGGAGCTTAAGGCTGAAATGGCTCTGAATGGAGAGAATTGCCTGAAGCTGGGCATTGGTCTGCGTATCCTTGATCTTGGCGAAGGCTCGGTTGCAATGGCGGCGGCCAGGAGACGAGGAGGACTGGAAGAGGCTGCAAGACATCTACGCTACGAGGCATTGTATGATGAATGTGCACGAGCGGGGTGTACCCATCTCGCCACCGCCCACAACGCAGACGACCAATTGGAGACAACATTGATGAGGCTTTTCCAAGGCGCAAGCATAACGGCCTTGGAGGGAGTGCGGCAAGTCCGGACAGTCGAAGGCCGCAAGCTTACCCTCATCAGACCTGTCCTTGCGTGTTCTCATGCAGAGCTTGCCGACTATGTCGGGCAGCATGCGATGATTTGGTCTGAAGATTCGACCAACAACGAGGATGCATACCTGAGAAATACCATCCGACATACTATCACGCCGCCTATCCTTTCAGTGTTCGGCGGAGCTTACGATGCCATTGCACTGATGAGCAGACGTTTCGGCGAGGTTGGTCGGTTATTGGATTCTCTGACCGAGCACGCTCTTAAGGCTGTGTCATTTATGCCCGATTGCGCCGAATTCTCTCGTTCCTGGTTCATCCTCCTCGCCCCCGCTATCCGGGAACTTGTGCTTTTTCGCATTATCGCACACTTTGAAACTGGTGAACGCATCAAGGGATCCTTCATCCAGCGTCTGCGAAAGGCGTTGGAGGAGAGCGGGGATGGCGGGAATTGGGTTTTGCAATCGGGATCGTATCACTGCAAGCTGGATGAGGATTTATGCACTTGCCACAAAGTGGACCAAGGCTGTTGGCATTTTTGCCGTCAGTTGGCAAATCCGGGGGCAACACAGATCATGGATCTAGGGAACGACGTATTTTTCAGGAGCATTCCCTATGAACTAGGCTCATTTGATCCTGATCTGCTTGCCCTCGATGCCACCCAACTTGACACGCCAGTGCTCCGGTCTGTTCAGCTTTCCGATGAAATTTGTTTGGAGGGAGGAACGGTCAAGGTGACGAAACTGCTCTCTTCGTATAAGATACCCAAACATCTGTATCCTTTGGTTGTGGTGCTTGCCGACCGCTCCGGCCTTGTAGCCGTTTTTGCACGGTTTTTAGGAGGCCGCGACCGGCTTGCCAAGCGGTTCAAAGCTCCACTTGCCCGAAGATTGACAAATATATATAGTAGTAATAAAAGGAACAATTGCAGTGAAATTGAGAAAAGACAGCCAAGATAG
- a CDS encoding 50S ribosomal protein L25 yields MSDNKSLKAELRTEDFGSAGARRLLRAKRIPAVIYGKNAPVHIILDSREFTNKMRHFSETALLKITVGKKQYECLMKDYQENLMIGEIKHVDFFEVTRGQALRTLVSLILKGNPVGTKEGGVLDQVMHEVEIECLPKDLPAALEADVSAMKINQSLHLKDVVIPAGVKVLDDLSKTVASVKGVKAETAAVVEEVVEAVAPAEPTKDAKAKK; encoded by the coding sequence ATGTCTGATAACAAGAGTTTGAAGGCGGAACTGAGAACCGAAGATTTCGGTAGTGCCGGTGCCCGTCGTTTGCTTCGAGCAAAGCGTATCCCTGCTGTAATCTATGGAAAGAATGCTCCGGTGCACATTATCCTGGATTCCCGTGAATTCACAAACAAGATGCGCCATTTCTCTGAAACCGCACTGCTTAAGATTACGGTCGGCAAGAAGCAGTATGAGTGTCTGATGAAGGATTATCAGGAAAATCTGATGATCGGCGAAATCAAGCACGTGGACTTCTTTGAAGTCACCCGCGGCCAGGCTCTTCGTACGCTTGTCTCCCTCATTCTCAAGGGCAACCCCGTGGGAACCAAGGAAGGTGGTGTTCTTGACCAGGTCATGCATGAAGTTGAAATTGAATGTCTGCCCAAGGACCTTCCCGCCGCTCTCGAAGCCGATGTGTCAGCCATGAAAATCAACCAGAGCCTCCATCTCAAGGATGTGGTGATTCCCGCCGGTGTCAAGGTGCTCGACGACCTGTCCAAGACCGTTGCCTCCGTCAAGGGTGTAAAGGCTGAAACTGCAGCTGTCGTTGAAGAAGTGGTTGAAGCCGTTGCTCCCGCCGAACCCACCAAGGATGCCAAGGCAAAGAAATGA
- a CDS encoding HAD family hydrolase, which translates to MAQMNEKLKGIIFDKDGTLFDYAQVWEDVLKEGINSAFVSMGKAEHQKAKKAMLHLMGIDEHGDCHPKGLVFTHRPIQILRRFLLYCIRYRVNAIKAIRAYHQSVQNSEVLLSEKLGKMDFSLQQTLFSTLKERGYSIGIITNDNASSTSLFLSLMGLSDHIDFVSCRDSNYKKKPHPQAFLEFCRQQDIMPGQVAMVGDTITDMLFAKRSEAGYTIALLSGSNDNKSLRPLADVVYPDISALLADKRLFPAP; encoded by the coding sequence ATGGCACAAATGAATGAGAAACTCAAGGGAATCATTTTTGACAAGGACGGTACACTCTTCGACTATGCCCAAGTATGGGAGGATGTGCTGAAGGAAGGCATCAACAGTGCTTTTGTGTCGATGGGAAAGGCGGAGCATCAGAAGGCCAAAAAGGCGATGCTTCACCTCATGGGTATAGACGAGCACGGGGACTGCCATCCAAAAGGACTTGTATTCACCCACCGCCCGATACAGATTTTGCGCAGATTCCTCTTATACTGCATCCGTTACAGAGTGAACGCAATCAAGGCAATACGGGCCTACCACCAAAGTGTACAGAACAGCGAGGTTCTGCTCAGCGAAAAGCTGGGAAAAATGGATTTTTCGCTTCAACAAACACTGTTTTCAACCCTGAAGGAGCGAGGCTACTCCATTGGAATCATCACCAATGACAACGCATCCTCCACCTCACTCTTTCTCTCCTTGATGGGATTGAGCGATCATATCGATTTCGTCTCCTGTCGGGACAGCAATTATAAGAAGAAACCGCACCCCCAGGCATTTTTGGAGTTCTGCAGACAGCAGGACATCATGCCCGGCCAGGTTGCGATGGTCGGTGACACCATCACCGATATGTTGTTCGCCAAGCGGTCGGAAGCCGGTTACACCATCGCCTTGCTCAGCGGAAGCAATGACAATAAGAGCCTTAGGCCTCTTGCCGATGTCGTATACCCCGATATCTCAGCGCTCCTTGCGGACAAACGGCTCTTTCCTGCTCCCTAG
- the lepA gene encoding translation elongation factor 4, with product MSADSRLTRNFCIIAHIDHGKSTLADRFIEMAHINGARGPAQAQILDNMDIERERGITIKSQAVTIPYTAKDGKTYALNLVDTPGHVDFSYEVSRAISSCEGALLLIDASQGVEAQTLANLYMAMEHDLTIIPVINKVDLASADIEACLHQIDHDLGLDSSLAVQVSAKTGFGVDTLFEAIVKQIKHPEGNDALPLQALIFDSHYDAYRGVIVHCRVFDGVMKVGTEIQFMHSGGVYKVEEAGVFQLELIKTGELHAGDVGYVITGVKTISDVRVGDTITTTAHPAKKPLPGFKDVKPVVFSSIYPVDTNDYEELVSAIERLKLNDASLIYEKDSSAALGFGFRCGFLGMLHLEVIQERIEREFDLSIVFTSPSVKYIVHLKNGETINIDNPLEYPDPMRVDYAEEPYIQANVITPTQYVGPIINLCMEKRGTQTGMNYLDEKRVELIYEMPLAEVLFEFYDRLKSISRGYASFDYQVIGYKRTDLVRLDILVNGEPVDALSQLVFRGSSQTRGRQVCERLRGEIPRQQYKIAIQAAIGGTIVSRETITAFRKDVTAKCYGGDISRKRKLLEKQKEGKKRMKMVGNVEIPQSAFLAVLKSGDDSK from the coding sequence ATGAGTGCTGATTCCAGACTGACCCGAAATTTTTGTATTATCGCACATATCGATCACGGCAAGTCCACCCTTGCCGATCGTTTCATTGAGATGGCCCACATCAATGGCGCCCGAGGCCCCGCCCAAGCTCAGATTCTTGACAATATGGACATAGAACGGGAAAGGGGCATCACCATCAAGAGCCAGGCGGTGACGATTCCTTATACCGCCAAGGATGGGAAGACCTATGCGCTGAACCTGGTTGATACTCCGGGCCATGTGGACTTCTCCTACGAGGTCTCACGTGCGATCAGTTCCTGTGAAGGTGCGTTGCTTCTTATTGACGCCTCACAGGGTGTAGAGGCTCAGACCCTGGCCAATTTGTATATGGCTATGGAACATGATTTGACGATTATCCCGGTAATCAACAAGGTGGACCTTGCTTCCGCCGACATCGAGGCATGTCTTCATCAGATAGATCACGATCTTGGGCTGGACAGTTCGTTGGCGGTCCAGGTAAGTGCCAAGACCGGTTTCGGTGTGGATACGTTGTTTGAGGCCATTGTCAAGCAGATCAAACACCCAGAGGGAAATGATGCCTTGCCATTGCAGGCTCTTATTTTCGACTCACATTACGATGCGTACCGGGGTGTCATCGTGCACTGCCGAGTCTTCGATGGAGTCATGAAAGTTGGAACTGAAATTCAGTTCATGCATTCAGGCGGCGTCTATAAGGTCGAGGAGGCCGGAGTATTCCAATTGGAGCTCATCAAGACAGGCGAGCTGCATGCCGGTGATGTAGGATATGTCATCACCGGAGTGAAAACCATCAGTGACGTACGAGTCGGTGATACGATAACCACCACCGCTCATCCGGCGAAGAAACCGCTTCCAGGATTCAAGGATGTCAAGCCGGTGGTCTTTAGTTCCATCTATCCGGTTGACACCAATGACTATGAGGAGCTGGTCAGCGCCATTGAGCGGCTGAAGCTCAACGACGCATCCCTCATCTATGAGAAGGACAGCTCAGCTGCGTTGGGATTCGGGTTCCGTTGCGGTTTCTTGGGAATGCTGCATCTGGAGGTGATTCAGGAGAGAATCGAGCGTGAATTCGATTTATCCATTGTATTCACCAGCCCTTCGGTCAAGTATATTGTTCACCTTAAAAACGGTGAGACCATCAATATCGACAATCCTTTGGAGTATCCGGATCCCATGCGGGTGGATTACGCGGAGGAGCCGTACATCCAGGCCAATGTGATCACCCCGACTCAGTATGTAGGGCCGATCATCAATCTGTGCATGGAGAAACGCGGGACGCAGACCGGTATGAACTATCTGGATGAGAAACGCGTCGAGCTCATATATGAGATGCCTCTTGCCGAGGTTCTCTTCGAGTTCTATGACCGCCTGAAGTCGATCAGCCGCGGCTATGCTTCGTTCGACTACCAGGTCATCGGTTATAAACGCACGGATTTGGTCCGTCTGGATATTCTGGTGAACGGTGAACCTGTGGATGCCTTAAGTCAGCTGGTTTTCCGCGGGAGCAGCCAAACCCGTGGCAGACAAGTGTGTGAAAGGCTCAGGGGTGAAATTCCCCGCCAGCAATATAAGATAGCAATCCAGGCGGCCATCGGGGGTACCATTGTCAGCCGAGAGACCATCACGGCATTCCGCAAGGACGTTACCGCCAAATGTTACGGTGGTGATATCAGCAGAAAGCGCAAGCTCCTTGAGAAACAGAAAGAGGGAAAGAAGCGCATGAAAATGGTCGGCAATGTGGAGATTCCTCAGAGCGCATTTCTCGCGGTTCTTAAAAGCGGAGACGATTCGAAGTAA
- the ftsH gene encoding ATP-dependent zinc metalloprotease FtsH, with protein sequence MKLRKDSQDSDSEKKSDNQDPNQYWQGPGKDNKKPSFRPSNNPKNRFALIVFITLAIMFAYMFFDSAAGVKDQVVPYTTFIGYVDANQVMQVEIKEQSLIRFVLKNGISAQTRIPYFDESLLPSLKTKGVSVTGSVQEISFLQIILQLLPWIIFIGFTIMLYRQSSGLNGKMMSTLGKSRAKEYMDTDTKTTFKDVAGQVEAKYELEEVVAFLKHPDRFTKVGAKIPRGVLLVGPPGTGKTLLAKAVAGESGVSFFHTSGSDFVEMFVGMGAARVRDLFEQARKHAPCILFIDELDAVGRTRGGGLGGGNDEREQTLNQILVEMDGFSTTVGVIVMAATNRPDVLDPALLRPGRFDRQVVVDLPDIKEREEILKIHCRKIKLEKDVDLKRLARGSAGTSGADLANLVNEAALFAARKNKSTVSMDDMEEARDKILLGVARKSRAMNEKEKLATAYHEAGHALLHYYLTHLDPLHKVTIIPHGRALGLTVSLPERDPYTKTKSMLSDWIKVCMGGYVAEELVYGETTTGTSNDIKQATDLARRMVTEWGMSGLGFVNLADESEPLFLGREITQHKDYSEETAKRIDQEIHAILDGAMAETRDLLSTNRDKLELLTKELVEKETLDDAQIRVLLGFDQIVYPAAEETELPPVEQPNE encoded by the coding sequence GTGAAATTGAGAAAAGACAGCCAAGATAGCGATTCGGAAAAAAAGTCTGACAACCAAGACCCCAACCAATATTGGCAAGGTCCGGGCAAGGATAACAAGAAACCGTCGTTCAGGCCTTCAAACAACCCAAAAAACCGTTTCGCCTTGATTGTGTTCATCACCTTGGCGATTATGTTTGCGTATATGTTTTTTGATTCAGCCGCCGGTGTCAAGGACCAGGTGGTTCCCTATACGACATTTATCGGGTATGTGGATGCAAACCAAGTTATGCAGGTTGAGATCAAGGAGCAGTCCTTGATCCGCTTCGTCTTGAAGAATGGAATTTCAGCACAGACGAGGATTCCGTATTTTGATGAAAGTCTGCTTCCTTCCTTGAAGACGAAAGGTGTTTCGGTCACCGGCAGTGTACAAGAGATTTCCTTTCTGCAAATTATTCTGCAACTCCTGCCTTGGATAATCTTCATCGGTTTTACCATTATGTTGTACCGCCAATCCAGCGGGTTGAACGGGAAGATGATGTCCACCTTGGGCAAGAGCAGGGCCAAGGAGTACATGGATACCGATACCAAGACCACTTTCAAGGATGTTGCAGGCCAGGTTGAGGCAAAATACGAATTGGAAGAGGTTGTCGCCTTCCTCAAGCATCCCGACCGCTTCACCAAAGTCGGGGCAAAAATACCCCGTGGTGTTTTGTTGGTGGGACCTCCGGGAACCGGTAAGACGCTGCTTGCGAAAGCCGTGGCTGGAGAGAGCGGAGTATCTTTCTTTCATACCAGTGGTTCCGACTTTGTCGAAATGTTTGTCGGTATGGGTGCGGCGCGTGTCCGAGATTTATTCGAGCAGGCCCGCAAGCACGCTCCCTGTATTTTGTTTATCGATGAGTTGGATGCTGTCGGGCGCACCCGCGGCGGTGGGCTTGGCGGTGGAAACGATGAACGTGAACAGACGCTCAACCAGATTCTCGTCGAGATGGACGGCTTTTCCACCACAGTCGGCGTTATTGTCATGGCGGCGACCAACCGTCCTGATGTACTGGATCCTGCACTGCTCAGACCCGGACGTTTCGACAGACAGGTTGTAGTGGACCTTCCCGATATCAAGGAACGTGAAGAGATTTTGAAGATCCACTGTCGAAAGATCAAGTTGGAGAAAGATGTGGATTTGAAGCGGCTCGCCCGTGGAAGTGCAGGCACCAGTGGTGCCGACTTGGCCAACTTGGTCAATGAGGCGGCCTTGTTTGCTGCGCGCAAGAATAAATCCACCGTCAGTATGGATGATATGGAAGAGGCCAGGGATAAGATCCTGCTTGGTGTTGCACGCAAGAGTCGTGCGATGAATGAGAAGGAGAAGCTTGCTACTGCGTACCATGAAGCCGGTCATGCCCTCCTGCATTATTATCTGACCCACCTGGATCCCTTGCACAAGGTTACCATCATCCCCCACGGCAGAGCTCTCGGGTTGACGGTAAGCCTTCCCGAACGTGATCCCTATACCAAGACCAAGTCCATGCTCAGCGATTGGATAAAGGTATGCATGGGCGGCTATGTCGCTGAAGAGCTGGTTTACGGTGAAACCACCACGGGAACCAGCAACGATATCAAGCAGGCGACCGATCTGGCCCGCCGCATGGTCACAGAGTGGGGCATGAGTGGTTTGGGATTTGTCAATCTTGCCGATGAGTCAGAACCCTTGTTCCTTGGGCGGGAGATTACCCAGCACAAGGATTACAGCGAGGAGACGGCAAAGCGGATAGACCAGGAGATTCATGCTATTCTTGACGGGGCGATGGCTGAGACGAGGGATCTTCTGTCGACAAACCGGGACAAGCTTGAACTTCTCACCAAGGAATTGGTGGAGAAGGAGACATTGGACGATGCCCAGATTCGCGTACTCTTGGGCTTCGACCAGATTGTATACCCTGCTGCTGAGGAGACCGAGCTACCTCCTGTTGAACAACCGAACGAATAA